In Drosophila simulans strain w501 chromosome 3R, Prin_Dsim_3.1, whole genome shotgun sequence, a single window of DNA contains:
- the LOC6730347 gene encoding uncharacterized protein LOC6730347, with protein sequence MWSNFEASSLEDETISNIFSSRGIFQISSEEEVNKYPDVMASVQCGKMVIGIDKSLLLLEDELVAKCSFLAFGAAIEAIAISSSGNLIVCGLSDGEVHGVFIKGLLLFSVAVNLEDVSLTGGTFRSIHQLDQRFYFTCKNGSIYSLSDIDETCLETLGNMSLNENETIACEKALLEDVTINRLSKGRSSSSVDCAVLLKRLVTGNISAENNKDDLEAQPGLVITGDQSTMNFRNAANDVTRINLPAQYGSLKQIFNLEHYIIALTNSGHLVEICPYTRTVHMCQTTQQKNLLIEDLLVMECSEENIELLVLTKSTEEGRFIKIVEYPTLNVKNEVEVPDHAWLVRQPKCAVNLYYLAAKEVNQSSIPSVVEMMLVSETDPSDRFKKLICKGRLEEAEEFGKQFDLCLQPIYEAKAKRILVELCNSNSHNDAYDVDTKFQNLLQLLSQVESKAFIKSHRMINLNSRHILERYLREVKKRLTFEDDEEDMLEIDEQLHRLKTLAIIDPYECNTDWQKFIYDNNLVRMVKSLFNTDMPTACLIWRRHSSSILPLLNEDELRTLLGFIPSNTKPFNVVQWLRQFIPMVSNTHPSIMPFITDWSIEMTRNLQYSPHWPDIGLEFCTKILEIFEEIQFTYSDVRRQQERNVGKLRDLVNALQDLSVLKTNYNMGFTLDNYMQDSIDATALSILQHVQLDKLQRLVKNFMYPIFQETGRQPLDVIKQYISQLVASRQASSSWLERAMACIELLHNEDSRLECALSVLQNAPVPWPDTLAPLIRLRASTHPLAVKINAEYEIQVIKIMKVKYGWPADSSDINLELFMMRIVKLNLPDMLDDISALTKAAPDLSTSANFNCCYQMARRGQVEMAYEFFKTLNGEKNSKSGKEVVEIMANILENSSSDSFESDIKVQEHLNVLELFKLFLPHVESVYERRYLVIKHRFRLRKFGILLSCSSELIPLHRRHCLLDEAIERIIERAQATLNVSAFIASEISELCTALGLPKVFGLHRICQRIGCLPLSCALAYHVVSFVDCVPANAGEFVNLALELLVQQIESAKGKNQETASSLQLINENDPLSFYLAYELLTSALLHESSRRHDLVELIKYIRVAVIHYPLDAIKTHYDGKEQAVNEHICRALDGISVALGETTINFSCALNGSFDVKTLTAPTTTKKRYSVSMFDEVEVQPIQQQPQKKSVGGRMAIVKFLARTLLLMVIETEPNNSLLMQVRNELPENTKADVESACADFFLSLEHLTKVKEHDAWYVMSQYLLDFQKQNCRKKRIINEGFVTLQLRRIFRNAMGSKDVNFIELFTMLVVDSEALALLEKLSVEVKTDLQKINFLTLSAMYHEHIEDLDSVQMIRTKRLKLFYYLEFCQQDQRIKGKFNADMDNIEDLLKEFHNKQLDVQLLERMSKDFGFDYQKILITQILSILSAQELRFEVKRDTFGDEELVMLSSAQEMRDMCQPYINEINNVELFTSKLKHFIEDINIYFYELYMCVINILMYFDSAPKEMEIWMNILHFLRHKMITRRRNRPGQVETDTWLKSQRENGVMPKISRYRLPFKPIVEQPLKDILDSELNVDNCQSWFPLIQMYTALKGSKDSSQNCDYFCMSAVKNSISEYKSKNDSESWSLHPTNNAFLQSILRLVEKVNNPNKAFLILYFVSNYARDGADQVEASYECWKFVKEKGHLITDPKSREQVAKVKRRYPIQKTQHLLYVYGLTDEKLLRQVENPTELIQALYHHELILKSSKVDINALVAEIAKLHDLCLATIQYRLLQKWLALTMESTGDGTILEETFMEEQNWPEQANGAESSNSQDASENVNRAFYILSSWPKAEAVKFLVGLIFKGGSVNTSTQLQMYECYSKLNDGSNSFTNTISQRQFISIKCVHELKALGYKSNLEKFSDDHCNKIDILKMIWQRNAQNPLSLEVMANICLGFDIHLPQIWNGILKRMVMFHMVRELNALLDVLSCRPHLLHLDGLAQAWDYVLCHPLQNAVELRSFKQEELLHKTLLRLQGCPVVHALNLLQFAQLCTVVHRPHMAAALLTFCQSAEQRQKIKKMIHSHPVENLRQQILDLEDAGILPVVLNFALKELNL encoded by the exons ATGTGGAGCAACTTCGAGGCGTCCTCCCTGGAGGACGAAACCATCTCCAACATATTTTCGTCGCGAGGCATCTTCCAAATAAGCAGTGAGGAGGAA GTAAACAAATATCCGGATGTCATGGCCTCCGTGCAGTGCGGCAAGATGGTCATTGGCATCGACAAGAGCCTTTTGCTCCTGGAGGACGAACTGGTGGCCAAGTGCAGCTTTCTGGCATTCGGAGCAGCCATCGAggccattgccatttcttCAAGCGGCAACCTGATTGTCTGCGGCCTCAGCGATGGCGAAGTTCACGGGGTGTTCATCAAGGGCCTGCTCCTGTTCAGCGTGGCTGTCAATCTGGAGGACGTGAGTCTAACTGGCGGGACCTTCCGGAGCATCCATCAACTGGATCAGCGGTTCTACTTCACCTGTAAGAATGGAAGCATCTATAG CTTAAGCGACATAGATGAGACCTGCTTGGAGACGTTAGGCAATATGAGCCTGAATGAAAACGAAACTATAGCTTGCGAAAAGGCCCTGTTGGAGGACGTCACCATTAATCGACTTTCCAAGGGCAGATCCTCATCCAGCGTGGACTGTGCAGTGCTGCTCAAGCGTCTGGTGACCGGCAACATCAGTGCCGAGAACAATAAGGATGATCTGGAGGCGCAACCCGGTCTAGTTATCACTGGAGATCAAAGCACGATGAACTTTAGGAATGCAGCCAATGACGTGACTCGAATAAATTTGCCCGCCCAGTACGGCAGCCTAAAGCAGATCTTCAACTTGGAGCACTATAT TATCGCACTCACCAATTCCGGCCACTTGGTGGAAATTTGTCCATACACTCGCACAGTGCACATGTGTCAAACTACCCAACAAAAGAATCTGCTCATCGAGGATCTGCTGGTTATGGAGTGCAGCGAAGAAAACATTGAGCTACTGGTCCTGACGAAATCAACGGAGGAGGGACGCTTCATTAAGATAGTGGAGTACCCAA CGCTCAATGTGAAGAACGAAGTAGAAGTTCCTGATCACGCATGGCTCGTGCGTCAGCCAAAGTGTGCGGTCAATCTGTATTATCTGGCTGCCAAGGAAGTCAACCAGAGCAGCATACCCTCCGTGGTGGAGATGATGCTCGTTTCCGAGACCGACCCCAGTGATCGTTTTAAGAAGCTGATTTGCAAGGGGCGACTGGAGGAGGCTGAG GAATTCGGCAAGCAGTTTGACCTGTGCCTCCAGCCCATCTATGAAGCCAAGGCGAAACGCATTCTGGTCGAGCTTTGCAACTCGAACTCGCATAACGATGCATACGACGTAGACActaaattccaaaacttgCTGCAATTGCTGTCTCAGGTGGAAAGTAAGGCATTCATAAAAAGCCATCGCATGATCAACTTGAACTCGAGACACATCCTTGAGCGGTATCTTCGCGAGGTCAAAAAGCGTTTGACTTtcgaggacgacgaggaggataTGCTGGAAATCGACGAGCAACTGCACCGACTTAAAACTCTGGCCATAATAGATCCCTACGAATGCAACACGGAttggcaaaagtttatttacGATAACAACTTGGTCAGGATGGTCAAGTCGCTATTCAACACAGATATGCCCACGGCCTGTCTCATTTGGCGGCGGCATTCGAGCAGCATTCTGCCGCTGCTAAACGAAGATGAGTTGCGCACGCTATTAGGGTTCATTCCGAGCAACACCAAGCCCTTCAACGTCGTCCAGTGGTTGCGTCAGTTCATTCCGATGGTCAGCAACACCCATCCCAGCATAATGCCCTTTATCACTGACTGGAGCATTGAGATGACGCGGAATCTGCAGTACAGTCCCCATTGGCCGGACATCGGCCTGGAGTTCTGCACAAAGATATTGGAAATTTTTGAGGAAATCCAGTTTACTTACTC CGATGTGCGGCGTCAGCAGGAGCGCAACGTTGGAAAACTTCGGGATCTTGTCAACGCACTGCAGGATCTTTCCGTGCTTAAGACCAACTATAACATGGGCTTTACACTGGACAACTACATGCAGGACTCCATCGACGCCACAGCGTTGAGCATTTTGCAGCACGTTCAACTGGATAAGCTTCAGCGTCTGGTGAAGAACTTCATGTACCCGATCTTCCAGGAGACGGGACGTCAGCCACTGGACGTGATCAAGCAGTACATATCACAGTTAGTAGCCAGTCGACAAGCTTCTAGTTCATGGCTGGAGCGGGCGATGGCTTGCATTGAGCTGCTTCACAACGAGGACAGCCGTTTGGAGTGCGCCTTGTCTGTGCTGCAAAACGCACCTGTGCCCTGGCCGGATACACTAGCTCCTCTGATCAGGCTGCGTGCCTCCACTCATCCATTGGCTGTGAAGATCAACGCCGAGTACGAGATTCAGGTGATCAAGATCATGAAGGTCAAGTACGGCTGGCCGGCTGACAGCTCCGATATCAACCTGGAGCTTTTCATGATGCGCATTGTGAAGTTGAATCTGCCGGACATGCTGGACGACATCAGCGCCCTCACCAAGGCGGCGCCGGACCTATCAACTAGTGCCAACTTTAACTGCTGCTATCAAATGGCACGGAGAGGACAAGTTGAGATGGCTTATGAATTCTTCAAAACGCTGAATGGTGAGAAGAATTCGAAGAGCGGAAAGGAAGTGGTGGAGATCATGGCTAACATCTTGGAGAACAGCTCCTCCGATTCGTTTGAAAGTGATATTAAGGTTCAGGAGCACCTGAACGTCCTGGAGCTTTTTAAGTTGTTTTTGCCGCATGTTGAATCCGTGTATGAGCGCCGCTACCTGGTGATCAAGCATCGTTTCCGCCTGAGGAAGTTCGGCATCCTTTtgagctgcagcagcgagCTGATACCGCTGCACAGACGTCATTGCCTTCTGGATGAGGCCATTGAAAGGATAATTGAGCGGGCCCAGGCCACGCTGAATGTGTCCGCTTTCATAGCCAGCGAAATAAGCGAACTGTGTACCGCACTCGGTCTTCCAAAAGTATTTGGTCTGCACCGCATTTGCCAACGCATTGGATGCCTGCCCCTCAGCTGCGCCTTGGCTTATCATGTTGTAAGCTTCGTCGACTGTGTGCCCGCTAATGCCGGCGAGTTCGTCAATCTTGCACTTGAGCTGCTGGttcagcaaattgaaagcgCCAAGGGAAAGAATCAGG AAACGGCCTCCTCGCTGCAGTTGATAAATGAGAACGATCCGCTTAGCTTTTATTTAGCGTACGAGTTGCTCACCTCCGCCCTGCTCCACGAGAGCAGCCGTCGTCACGATCTTGTGGAACTCATCAAGTACATACGCGTGGCTGTAATCCACTACCCGCTAGATGCCATTAAGACTCACTACGACGGCAAGGAGCAGGCCGTCAACGAGCACATCTGCCGGGCCCTCGATGGGATTTCGGTAGCCCTGGGCGAGACCACAATAAACTTCAGTTGTGCTCTTAACGGATCCTTTGACGTGAAGACACTGACGGCTCCGACGACTACGAAGAAGCGTTACTCCGTATCCATGTTTGATGAGGTAGAAGTGCAGCCTATCCAGCAGCAGCCTCAGAAG AAAAGCGTCGGGGGTCGCATGGCAATAGTGAAGTTCCTGGCCCGCACCCTGTTGCTCATGGTAATCGAAACGGAGCCAAACAACTCATTGCTGATGCAGGTTCGCAATGAACTGCCGGAGAACACGAAAGCGGATGTCGAAAGTGCTTGCGCTGACTTCTTTCTGTCACTGGAACACTTGACGAAGGTGAAGGAGCACGACGCTTGGTACGTTATGTCGCAGTATCTGCTGGACTTCCAGAAGCAAAACTGTCGCAAGAAGCGGATCATCAACGAGGGCTTCGTTACGCTGCAGTTGCGCCGCATATTCCGAAATGCGATGGGGAGCAAGGATGTGAACTTCATAGAGCTTTTCACTATGTTGGTGGTGGACAGCGAGGCACTTGCGCTGCTGGAGAAGCTCTCCGTTGAAGTAAAGACCGATCTGCAAAAAATCAACTTCCTGACACTATCCGCCATGTACCACGAGCATATCGAAGACTTGGACAGTGTCCAAATGATACGCACCAA GAGATTGAAACTCTTCTATTACCTGGAGTTTTGCCAGCAGGATCAAAGAATAAAGGGAAAGTTCAATGCCGACATGGACAACATAGAGGACCTGCTGAAGGAGTTTCACAATAAGCAACTTGACGTTCAGCTTTTGGAACGCATGAGCAAGGACTTTGGGTTCGACTACCAGAAGATTCTTATTACCCAGATACTAAGCATATTGAGCGCCCAGGAGTTGCGCTTCGAGGTGAAGCGGGATACCTTCGGCGACGAGGAACTGGTTATGCTAAGCAGCGCCCAGGAAATGCGCGATATGTGCCAACCGTACATTAATGAAATCAATAATGTCGAGCTCTTTACTTCCAAGTTAAAACACTTTATTGAAGAC ATCAACATTTACTTCTACGAGCTGTACATGTGTGTGATCAACATCCTAATGTACTTCGATTCGGCTCCgaaggaaatggaaatctgGATGAACATTTTGCACTTCCTGAGACACAAGATGATCACCAGAAGACGCAATCGGCCAGGTCAGGTGGAGACCGACACGTGGCTCAAATCACAAAGGGAAAATGGCGTTATGCCGAAGATATCTCGATATCGTCTGCCATTTAAGCCCATCGTAGAGCAACCTCTTAAGGATATTCTCG ACAGCGAACTAAACGTGGACAACTGCCAAAGCTGGTTTCCACTGATTCAGATGTACACGGCGTTGAAGGGATCCAAGGATAGTTCCCAGAACTGTGACTACTTCTGCATGTCGGCAGTAAAGAATTCGATATCGGAATACAAGTCGAAAAATGATTCGGAATCGTGGAGTCTTCATCCCACGAATAATGCCTTCCTGCAGTCAATACTACGGCTGGTCGAGAAGGTGAACAACCCAAACAAGGCGTTTCTAATACTGTACTTCGTGTCCAACTATGCTCGTGATGGAGCCGATCAGGTGGAGGCCTCCTACGAGTGCTGGAAGTTTGTCAAGGAGAAGGGCCACCTGATTACAGATCCAAAGAGTCGCGAGCAGGTTGCCAAGGTGAAGCGACGGTATCCTATCCAGAAGACCCAGCACCTGCTGTATGTCTACGGCCTGACCGATGAGAAGCTACTGCGCCAGGTGGAGAACCCCACCGAGCTAATTCAGGCGCTCTACCACCACGAGCTGATCCTCAAGTCCAGCAAAGTAGATATTAACGCCCTGGTTGCGGAGATAGCCAAGCTGCACGACCTCTGCTTAGCCACCATCCAGTACCGCCTGCTACAGAAGTGGCTCGCTCTGACTATGGAGTCGACGGGTGACGGTACCATTTTGGAGGAGACCTTCATGGAGGAGCAGAACTGGCCGGAGCAGGCCAACGGAGCGGAGTCCTCCAACAGCCAGGACGCCAGCGAGAACGTGAATAGAGCGTTCTACATACTCTCCAGTTGGCCAAAGGCTGAAGCAGTGAAGTTCCTTGTGGGTCTGATCTTCAAGGGCGG TTCGGTAAACACCTCCACACAGCTGCAAATGTACGAGTGCTATTCCAAGCTAAACGATGGCAGCAACTCCTTTACCAACACGATCAGCCAACGCCAGTTCATCAGCATCAAGTGTGTGCACGAGCTCAAGGCTCTGGGCTACAAGTCGAACCTGGAGAAGTTCTCCGACGACCATTGCAACAAGATTGACATTCTGAAGATGATCTGGCAGCGTAACGCACAAAATCCTCTTTCGCTGGAGGTGATGGCCAACATTTGCCTGGGCTTTGATATACACCTGCCGCAGATCTGGAACGGCATTCTGAAGCGCATGGTCATGTTCCATATGGTGCGCGAGCTGAACGCCTTGTTGGATGTACTCAGCTGCCGGCCGCATCTACTCCACCTGGATGGACTGGCCCAGGCCTGGGACTACGTGCTCTGCCATCCTCTGCAGAACGCAGTCGAGTTACGCTCCTTTAAGCAGGAAGAGCTGCTCCACAAGACGCTGCTGCGCCTGCAGGGCTGTCCGGTGGTGCACGCCCTCAACCTGCTACAGTTCGCCCAGCTCTGCACCGTCGTCCATCGACCGCACATGGCCGCCGCTCTACTCACCTTCTGCCAGAGCGCCGAGCAACGCCAGAAGATCAAAAAG ATGATACATTCCCATCCGGTGGAGAACCTAAGGCAACAGATCCTGGATCTGGAAGATGCTGGTATCTTGCCGGTGGTGCTGAACTTTGCGCTCAAGGAACTAAATTTGTAA
- the LOC6730350 gene encoding acyl-coenzyme A thioesterase 9, mitochondrial: MLRSLIGAQKCWGLIRTRNFMELATKQVPASFALTKRHYSPPTHIKQSAVANESGTMAEVKQGMMKRLGLEPGYNPLPKSREQLLKYQPKLEDLPPRAMQDSFTSAIIPLSTDRTLQDKYVTYLGNVRFGRLLEDMDLFAAWCCHKHLVLPNLPEGVHLPYTFVTILVDRIDFTNVLASGTQDIRLSGHVSWVGTSSIEVVVWLEQMVDGRYQKLTRALFLMAARNANNTGAAPVNPLQPANEEEKVILAGGADRKKKRQILCAQSIFKVEPNDPEQTIMYELYKRTTPTNTLELNKRILPPNCRWMEDSFQMSTIPSFPEHRNHHNRVFGGFLMRSALEISWAAAYLYCKTRPKLEHISDISFEKPVSVNSFIKMTAYVVYTKENYVQIMTVADVMDPQTGSQVTTNTFYYTFSSPDTVTEVLPRSYHETMWYIQGRRKFEASMGPV, encoded by the exons ATGCTGCGTTCTTTGATAGGAGCACAAAAGTGCTGGGGCCTGATCCGCACCAGGAACTTTATGGAACTAGCCACCAAACAGGTGCCAGCATCCTTCGCATTGACCAA GCGTCACTACTCACCGCCCACGCATATTAAGCAATCAGCGGTCGCCAATGAATCCGGAACTATGGCGGAGG TCAAGCAGGGGATGATGAAGCGATTGGGGCTGGAGCCCGGCTACAACCCGCTGCCCAAATCCAGGGAGCAGCTGCTCAAGTACCAGCCGAAGCTGGAGGATCTGCCTCCAAGGGCCATGCAGGATTCCTTTACCTCGGCCATCATTCCCCTGAGCACGGACCGCACTTTGCAGGACAAATATGTGACCTATCTGGGCAATGTGCGATTCGGCCGACTGCTGGAGGACATGGACTTGTTTGCTG CTTGGTGCTGTCATAAGCACCTGGTTCTGCCCAATCTGCCGGAGGGAGTTCATCTGCCGTACACATTTGTGACCATTCTGGTGGACCGCATCGATTTCACCAATGTGTTGGCCTCAGGCACCCAAGATATCCGTTTGTCTGGCCACGTTTCCTGGGTGGGAACCAGTTCCATTGAGGTGGTAGTGTGGCTGGAACAGATGGTTGATGGAAGGTACCAAAAGTTAACCCGTGCCTTGTTCCTAATGGCAGCAAGAAACGCAAACAATACCGGAGCGGCTCCTGTGAACCCGTTACAGCCGGCTAACGAGGAAGAGAAAGTGATCCTGGCTGGCGGTGCAGATAGAAAGAAGAAACGTCAGATTCTGTGTGCTCAGTCCATCTTTAAGGTGGAACCCAATGACCCGGAGCAGACAATTATGTACGAGCTGTACAAGAGGACCACTCCCACCAACACTTTGGAACTCAACAAGCGCATCCTGCCGCCAAACTGTCGCTGGATGGAGGACTCTTTCCAGATGAGCACTATTCCCTCATTTCCGGAGCACAGGAACCACCACAACCGGGTCTTCGGAGGCTTCCTCATGCGAAGTGCCCTGGAGATAAGCTGGGCAGCAGCCTACCTCTACTGCAAAACGCGACCCAAGCTGGAGCACATTTCCGACATCAGCTTCGAGAAGCCCGTTAGTGTGAACAGCTTCATCAAGATGACCGCGTATGTGGTGTACACCAAGGAGAACTACGTGCAGATCATGACCGTGGCAGATGTGATGGACCCACAAACGGGCAGTCAGGTGACCACCAACACGTTCTACTACACCTTCTCGTCTCCCGACACGGTTACCGAAGTGCTGCCCCGCTCCTACCACGAAACCATGTGGTACATCCAAGGTCGTCGGAAGTTCGAGGCCAGCATGGGTCCAGTGTAG
- the LOC6730351 gene encoding acyl-coenzyme A thioesterase 9, mitochondrial, which produces MGPGLRNVKLCVVPFLLGARCCRSLLKARTLRKMTPKKSSSNGRNSTADGQYATMTEIKKKMFKSFGLEPGFTTEPKSREDLLKYQPKLEDLPARSMQDSFCSAIIPLSTNAALQDKYINFRGFARVGRLLEDMDIFAAWCCNRHLKVPNLPEGVPLPYSLVTVLVDRIDFTSVSPQGTQDIRLSGHVSWVGTSSMEVVVWLEQIVNEQYQKITRALFLMAARNATNTAAAPVNPIQPANEEEKLILAGGTDRKKQRQLLMAQSVFKVEPNAEEQSLIYKLYKRTTPDEQTGPRRFLPPNCIWMHDSSQMSTIPSFPEHRNQNNTVFGGFLMRSALEISWATAFLYLKTRPTLEHISDISFQKPVSVNSFIKMTAYVVYTQENYLQIMTVAEVLDAYTGNHVTTNTFHYTFSSPDAVTEVLPRSYHETMWYIHGRRKFIASRSQASKNPR; this is translated from the exons ATGGGGCCTGGTCTTagaaatgttaaattatgTGTTGTCCCTTTTTTGCTCGGAGCCCGCTGCTGCCGGAGCTTGCTAAAGGCCAGGACCCTCAGGAAGATGACACCTAAAAAGTCCAG CTCTAATGGGCGTAACTCCACAGCGGACGGTCAATACGCCACTATGACGGAGA TCAAGAAGAAGATGTTTAAAAGCTTCGGCCTGGAGCCTGGGTTCACCACGGAGCCGAAGTCCAGGGAGGATCTACTCAAGTACCAACCCAAGCTTGAGGACTTACCTGCGCGATCTATGCAGGACTCCTTTTGCTCGGCCATCATTCCGCTGAGCACGAATGCAGCTCTGCAGGACAAGTATATCAACTTTAGAGGCTTCGCGCGCGTTGGCAGACTTCTGGAGGACATGGACATCTTTGCCG CTTGGTGCTGTAATAGACACCTCAAAGTGCCCAATCTGCCGGAGGGAGTGCCCTTGCCGTACTCCCTTGTGACGGTCCTGGTGGACCGGATCGACTTCACCAGTGTCTCACCCCAGGGCACCCAAGACATCCGCCTGTCTGGCCATGTGTCCTGGGTGGGAACCAGTTCCATGGAGGTGGTGGTATGGCTAGAGCAGATTGTCAATGAGCAGTATCAGAAAATCACGCGAGCTTTGTTTCTGATGGCCGCGAGAAACGCCACCAACACAGCTGCGGCTCCAGTGAATCCCATTCAGCCTGCCAACGAGGAGGAGAAGCTCATCCTAGCTGGCGGGACCGACAGGAAAAAGCAACGACAGCTACTCATGGCGCAGTCAGTCTTCAAGGTGGAACCCAACGCCGAGGAACAGTCTCTCATCTACAAGCTCTACAAAAGGACTACTCCAGACGAGCAAACGGGTCCGCGCCGCTTCCTGCCTCCCAACTGCATTTGGATGCACGACTCCTCCCAGATGAGCACTATTCCCTCGTTCCCGGAGcacagaaaccaaaacaacactGTCTTCGGAGGATTCCTCATGCGCAGTGCCCTGGAGATTAGCTGGGCAACAGCGTTCCTCTACCTCAAGACCAGACCCACGCTGGAGCACATCTCTGACATTAGTTTCCAGAAGCCCGTCAGCGTGAACAGCTTCATCAAGATGACCGCGTATGTGGTGTACACGCAGGAGAACTATCTGCAGATCATGACCGTTGCCGAAGTCCTGGACGCGTACACGGGGAACCACGTGACCACCAACACGTTCCACTATACCTTCTCCTCTCCAGACGCGGTTACTGAGGTGCTGCCTCGCTCCTACCACGAAACCATGTGGTACATCCATGGTCGCCGCAAGTTCATCGCCAGCAGGAGCCAAGCCTCAAAAAATCCCCGCTAA
- the LOC6730352 gene encoding acyl-coenzyme A thioesterase 9, mitochondrial, whose translation MLCRLARGFGTALARRSYWSTARRRRLLATSSPALACQQLPRSYTLDNGPKVKSDHRSGTMVEVARVIREQSGVDVGYHTIPKPRDHLLQHEPKREELPPRTMLDSHTTAILPLSSSELIRESYVNHLGRVRLGRIMEELDMFAVWICHRHVKLPKLPKGVPLPYTFVTLLVDKVEFTNLERLQVNQDIEISGHISWAGRSSMEITIYVRQLAHGEYIDVTKAIFVMVARNATNTGPAPINPIEVGDETEKLIWEQAEKRQKVRKSSAMDSVFNSPPREHEQAIMYEILKRTTPANSMDLNKRVLPPKCRWMEDSMQSTMIAPFPENRNAQNTIFGGYLMRQAVEISFIMASIYLGDRPILRCISDISFMHPVHVDRFLQLTAHVVYAAQNYVQLMTVAQIWDAKSGKVQTTNVFYLTYRADKVLDEVLPRSYREMLWYVHGRRKLLAALHLQPEYPDPTGVAKESSNCIST comes from the exons ATGCTGTGTCGCTTGGCACGGGGTTTTGGAACGGCACTGGCGAGGAGGAGCTACTGGTCGACTGCCCGGCGAAGGCGACTGCTGGCCACAAGCTCCCCCGCTCTGGCGTGCCAGCAGTTGCCCAGGAGCTATACGCTAGACAACGGACCCAAGGTGAAGTCCGATCATCGCTCTGGAACGATGGTGGAGG TGGCTCGTGTCATTCGCGAGCAATCCGGCGTGGACGTGGGCTACCATACGATTCCCAAGCCCCGAGATCATCTCCTGCAGCACGAGCCGAAGAGGGAGGAGCTGCCACCAAGAACTATGCTGGATTCGCACACCACGGCCATTCTGCCCCTGAGCTCTAGTGAGCTAATCCGCGAGAGCTACGTGAATCACCTGGGAAGGGTGAGATTGGGCCGCATTATGGAGGAGTTGGACATGTTTGCCGTATGGATCTGCCATCGTCATGTAAAACTGCCCAAGCTGCCGAAGGGAGTGCCTTTGCCTTACACCTTTGTCACGTTGCTGGTCGACAAAGTGGAGTTCACCAACCTGGAGCGGTTGCAGGTCAACCAGGACATCGAGATCAGTGGTCACATCTCGTGGGCGGGGCGGAGTTCCATGGAGATTACCATCTATGTGAGGCAGTTAGCCCACGGCGAATATATTGATGTAACAAAAGCAATCTTCGTCATGGTGGCCAGAAATGCCACCAATACGGGACCGGCTCCCATTAATCCCATAGAGGTTGGTGATGAAACCGAGAAGCTCATTTGGGAGCAGGCGGAGAAGCGGCAAAAGGTGCGCAAGTCTTCTGCCATGGACTCAGTGTTCAACTCGCCGCCCAGGGAACACGAACAGGCCATCATGTACGAGATCCTCAAGAGAACCACCCCAGCCAACAGTATGGATCTCAACAAGCGTGTGCTGCCGCCGAAATGCCGCTGGATGGAGGACTCTATGCAGTCCACAATGATTGCTCCGTTCCCGGAGAACAGGAATGCGCAGAACACCATCTTCGGAGGCTACCTCATGCGCCAGGCCGTTGAAATCAGCTTCATAATGGCTAGCATCTACCTGGGCGATCGGCCCATCCTCAGGTGCATCTCGGACATTAGTTTCATGCACCCGGTGCATGTGGATCGGTTCCTTCAGCTCACCGCTCACGTGGTATACGCCGCCCAGAACTACGTTCAGCTGATGACCGTGGCCCAGATTTGGGATGCCAAGAGCGGCAAAGTGCAGACCACCAATGTCTTCTACTTGACCTATCGGGCGGACAAGGTGCTGGACGAGGTGCTCCCGCGATCCTACCGAGAGATGTTGTGGTACGTCCACGGTAGGCGGAAACTCCTGGCCGCTCTGCACTTGCAGCCGGAGTACCCCGATCCCACCGGAGTGGCCAAGGAGAGCTCAAATTGTATCAGCACTTAG